The Stenotrophomonas maltophilia sequence CGGATGCCCAGCTTGGGCTCGGTCTTGCCACGACCGAAACCGGCCTTGTCGGTATCGATGATGAAGGCGGTGATGCCGCGCGCGCCCTTGTCCGGCTCGCTCATCGCGAACAGCACGATGTACTTGGCCACCGGGCCGGAGGTGATCCAGCTCTTCTTGCCATTGATGACGAAGGTGCCGTCGGCCTGCTTCACCGCGCGGCAACGCATGGCGGTGGCATCGGAACCGGACTGCGGCTCGGTCAGCGCGAACGCGCCGATGGCCGTGCCTTCGGCGATGGCACGCACGTAGGTCTGCTTCTGCTGCTCGGTACCGTGAGTGAGGATGCCGTTGCAGAACAGCGAATTGTTGACCGACATGATGGTCGAATGGGCTGCGTCGGCGGCGGCGACCTCCACCATCGCCAGCACGTACGCAACCGGGTCCATGCCCGCACCACCGTATTCGGTGGGCACTTCGATACCCATCAGGCCGTTCTCGCCCAGCAGGCGGATGTTGTCCAGCGGGAACTCGCCGGTACGGTCATGATGCTCCGCGCTGGGGGCGATCTTTTCCTGCGCGATGCGCCGCGCGACGTCCTGCAACATCAACTGCTCTTCAGTAAAGCTGAAATCCACAACACCCTCCCGGGTACATGATGTTATGGGCCGCGCAGGGCGCGCCCAGGTGCACCGATTGTACCGGGGCCCGGCGGCTTCCGTACGCCAGCGACTTGACCGCGGCAGGCCTTCTCAGCGAATATATCTCTATATCGCGATAGGTAGATATTTATGGATCTTGAAGATTGGTCGACCCGCCTGAAGGTGTTCGCCGATGCCACCCGCGTGCGCCTGCTGGCGCTGCTGGAGCAGGAGGAACTGACCGTGGCCGAACTGTCGGCGATCACCCGACTGGCTCAGCCGCGCGTGTCCACCCATCTGGCGCGCCTGAAGGAAGCCGGCCTGGTTCGCGACCGCCGCGCCGGCGTGTCGGCCTATTACCGCTTCGACGAAGCCCAGCTGGACCCGGCGCAGCGTGCATTGTGGCATGCATTGAGCAACGGAAGCGACGACCCGCTGCTGCGCCAGGATGCCGAGCGCGTGGCCGCGGTGCTGGCCCACCGTGCCTCCGACCAGAACTGGGCCGACAGCGTGGCCGGCGACATGGAACGCCACTACTCTCCCGGACGGACCTGGGAGGCGCTGGCGCGTACCGCGCTGCCGCTGCTGGAAACCGGCGACGTGCTGGACATCGCTTCCGGCGACGGCGTGCTGGCCGAACTGGTGGCCCCGCATGCCAAGCGCTACATCTGCATCGACACCAGCGCGCGCGTGGTCGCCGCGGCCAGCGAGCGGCTGCGTCGCCTGCCCAATGTGGAAGTGCGCGAGGGCGACATGCATGCGCTGCCGTTCAAGGACGGCAGCTTCGACCTGGTGGTGCTGATGCACGCACTGACCTATGCCAGCAAGCCGGCGCAGGCGGTGACCGAAGCCGCGCGCGTGCTGCGCCCGGGGGGGCGCCTGCTGCTGTGCAGCCTGGCCCGTCATGAGCACAAGGCGGCCGTGGAGGCCTATGGCCACGTCAACCTCGGCTTCAGCGACAAGGAACTGCGCAAATTCGTCGACAAGGCCGGCCTGCAGGTCTCGAGCCTGGAGACGGTCACCCGCGAAAAGCGCCCGCCGCACTTCGAAGTGATCTCGCTGATCGCCAACAAGCCCTGAGCCGGAAATCGCCATGTCCACCCTGCCCTGGTTGCACCCTGACCGCGCCAACGCCCTGCTCGACGCCCTGCGCGATCGGATCCTGATCATCGACGGCGCGATGGGAACGATGATCCAGCGCCATGGCCTGCAGGAAGACGACTACCGCGGCGAGCGCTTCGCCGGTGGCTACGACCACGCGCACGGCCCGGGCTGCGACCATGCGGCGCCGGAAGGACATGACCTGAAGGGCAACAACGACCTGCTGCTGCTGACCCGGCCGCAGATCGTCGCCGACATCCACACCGCCTACCTGGAAGCGGGCGCGGATCTGGTCGAGACCAACACCTTCAACGCCACGTCGGTCAGCCAGGCCGACTACCACCTCGAACACCTGGTGTACGAGTTGAACAAGGCGGGCGCTGCAGTGGCACGGGCCTGCTGCGATACGGTGGCCGCAACCACACCGGGCAAACCGCGCTTCGTGATCGGGGTGATCGGGCCGACCAGCCGCACCGCCTCGATCAGCCCTGACGTCAACGATCCCGGCTTCCGCAACACCAGCTTCGACGAGCTGCGCGACACCTACCGCGAAGCCATCGACGGCCTGATCGATGGCGGCGCCGACACCATCATGGTCGAGACCATCTTCGACACGCTCAACGCCAAGGCGGCGCTGTATGCGCTGGAGGAAGCGTTCGATGCGCGCGGCGCGCGCTTGCCGGTGATGATCTCCGGCACCATCACCGACGCGTCCGGACGCACCCTGTCCGGGCAGACGGCCGAAGCGTTCCATGCGTCGCTGGCGCATGCACGGCCGCTGTCGATCGGACTGAACTGCGCGCTGGGCGCCGATGCGATGCGCCCGCACGTGGAAACCCTTGCACAGGTCGCCGACTGTTACGTCAGCGCACACCCCAATGCCGGCCTGCCCAATGCCTTCGGCGAGTACGACGAGACGCCGGAGGACATGGCCAGCACCCTGCGAGGCTTCGCCGAAGATGGCCTGCTGAACCTGGTCGGTGGCTGCTGCGGCTCCACGCCCGACCATATCCGTGCGATTGCCAATGCCATGGCCGGGCTGTCGCCGCGCGCGCTGCCCGGCACCCGGGAGCAGGCCGCATGAACGTTGCCGCCACCGTCCCGCACTTCCCGCCCTACTGCTGTTGAGCCGACGCCTGCCATGACGCCTGTCCGCCCTACCCGCCTGTCCGGCCTGGAACCCCTGGTCATCACCCCGGACCTGCTGTTCATCAACGTCGGCGAACGCACCAACGTCACCGGCAGCGCGCAGTTCCGCAAGCTGATCAAGGAAGGCCGCTACGAGGAGGCGGTGGACGTGGCCCGCCAGCAGGTGGCCAGCGGCGCGCAGATCCTCGACGTCAACATGGACGAGGGCCTGATCGATTCGGAAGCGGCGATGACCCGCTACCTCAACCTGATCATGTCCGAGCCGGACATCGCGCGCATCCCGGTGATGGTCGACTCCTCCAAGTGGAGCGTGATCGAGGCCGGCCTGAAGTGCCTGCAGGGCAAGAGCGTGGTCAACTCGATCTCGCTGAAGGAAGGCGAGGCGCTGTTCCGCGAGCATGCACGCAAGGTGCTGCGCTATGGCGCCGCTGCGGTGGTGATGGCCTTCGATGAAAGCGGCCAGGCCGATACCTGCGCGCGCAAGGTCGAGATCTGCACCCGCGCCTACCGCATCCTGGTCGACGAGATCGGCTTCCCGCCGCAGGACATCATCTTCGATCCGAACATCTTCGCCGTCGCCACCGGCATCGAAGAGCACGACAACTATGCGGTGGACTTCATCGAAGCCACCCGCATCATCAAGCAGACACTGCCGCACTGCCATGTGTCCGGCGGCGTCTCCAACGTGTCGTTCTCGTTCCGTGGCAACGAAACGGTACGCCAGGCCATCCACTCGGTCTTCCTGTACCACGCGATCGCCGCCGGCATGGACATGGGCATTGTCAATGCCGGTGCCATGCCGATCTACGACGAGCTGGAGCCGGAGCTGCGCGAGCGCGTGGAGGATGTGATCCTCAACCGCCGCAGCGACGCCACCGAGCGCCTGCTGGAAATCGCCGAGCGCTACAAGGGCAGGAAGGGCGCAGCGAAGACCGAGGACCTGGCCTGGCGCGAGAAGCCGGTGGCGCAGCGCCTGGCGCACGCGCTGGTGCACGGCCTGGATGCCTTCGTAGAGGAAGACACCGAGCTCGCCCGTCAGACCTCCAGCCGCCCGCTGGACGTGATCGAAGGCCCGCTGATGGACGGCATGAACGTGGTCGGCGACCTGTTCGGCGCCGGCAAGATGTTCCTGCCGCAGGTGGTGAAATCCGCGCGCGTGATGAAGAAGGCGGTGGCCTACCTGCTGCCGTACATCGAAGCGGAAAAGGCGCGCAGTGGCGACACCGCCAAGAGCAACGGCAAGATCATCATGGCCACGGTGAAGGGCGATGTGCATGACATCGGCAAGAACATCGTCGGCGTGGTCCTGGCCTGCAACAACTTCGAGGTGGTCGACCTGGGCGTGATGGTTCCGGCACAGAAGATCCTCGATGCCGCGCGCGAACACAACGCCGACCTGATCGGCCTGTCCGGCCTGATCACTCCATCACTGGAGGAGATGAGCCACGTCGCCCGCGAGATGCAGCGACAGGGCTTCGACCTTCCGCTGCTGATCGGTGGCGCGACCACCTCACGCGCGCACACCGCACTGAAGATCGACCCGCATTACCACGCGCCGACGGTCTGGGTGAAGGATGCTTCGCGCGCGGTCGGCGTGGCCCAGTCGCTGATCTCGCGCGACCTGCGCGACGCCTTCGTTGCCGCCAACGAGGCCGACTATGCCGAGATCCGTGCGCGTCATCGCAACCGTGGCGATGCCAAGCGCCTGGTATCGCTGGAGCACGCACGCGGGCAGAAATTCCAAGGCGACTGGGACAGCTACACGCCGCCCACACCGAAGCAGCCGGGCCTGCACGTGTTCGATGACTATCCGCTGGCCGAGCTGGTGGACTACATCGACTGGACGCCGTTCTTCCAGGCGTGGGAGCTGGCCGGCAAGTTCCCGGCCATCCTCACCGACGAGATCGTCGGCACCCAGGCCAGCGATCTGTACAAGGACGCCCGCACGATGCTCGACCGCATCGTCGGCGAGAAGTGGCTGACCGCCAAGGCGGTGTTCGGCCTGTGGCCGGCCAGCAGCATCGGCGACGATGTGCGCGTGCAGCACCCGCAGGGCGAAACCACCCTGCACTTCCTGCGCCAGCAGGTGGACAAGCCGGCCGAGCGCCCGGATTTCTGCCTGGCCGATTTCATTGCACCGGCCGACAGCGGCCGGGACGACTGGATCGGCGCATTCGCGGTCACCGCCGGCATCGGCATCGACGCGCATGTCGCGCGCTTCGAAGCCGAGCATGACGACTACAACGCGATCCTGCTGAAGGCCCTGGCCGACCGCTTCGCCGAAGCGCTGGCCGAGCGCCTGCACCAGCGCGTGCGCATCGAATTCTGGGGTTACGCCCGGGCCGAGACGCTGGACAACGAGGCCCTGATCGATGAGCAGTACCGTGGCATCCGCCCGGCCCCCGGCTATCCGGCGTGCCCCGAGCACAGCGAGAAACGCCGACTGTTCGATCTGCTGCAGGCCGAGGCCAACGCGGGCATGGAACTGACTGAAAGCTTCGCGATGCTGCCGACCGCCGCAGTGTCGGGTTACTACTTCAGCCATCCGCAAAGCCAGTATTTCGTGGTCGGGCGCCTCAGCCGCGAGCAGGTCAGCGACTACGCCCGGCGCAAGGGCGTGGACCGTGCCCAGGCCGAACGCTGGCTGGCCTCCAACCTCGACTACGACCCCGAATGACACAAAAAGGGGACGGAGGGGATTAAGTCGTTTGTGCATAAGCGACTTAATCCCCTCCGTCCCCTTTTTGCCTCATCATTCCGCGATGACCGTTCCCGTTGCCCGCCTGTCCAGCTTCTACCTGTTCTATTACGCGGCGCTGGGCGCGTTCACTCCGTACTGGAGCCTGTTCCTGACCGCGCGCGGGATGAGCGTGACCGCCATCAGCGTGATGATGGGACTGTGGTATGCCACACGCGTGGTTGCACCCAGTGCCTGGACCTCGCTGGCGGCCGCATCACCGCGGCCGATCCGCCTGCTGCGCATCGGCTGCGTGCTGACCCTGATCAGCTTCGCCGCATTCCTGCTGCCCCTGCCACAGCCATGGATGTATCCAGCGATGATCGTGTTCTGCTTCTTCTACAACGCGGTGATGCCTCAGTTCGAATCGATCACCCTCACCCATCTCGGCAGCGACAGCCATCGCTACGGCCTGATCCGGGTCTGGGGTTCGCTCGGATTCATCGCCATCGTCACTCTGTTCGGCTGGCTGATCGAAGGTGACGGCACCGCCAGCCGCGCCGGGCTGCTGCCGTGGATGATGCTGCCGCTGTTCGTCCTGCTGGTTGCCTCGGCCTTCAGCAACCACTACGCACGCGACATCGGCAGGACCGGCGGCGATGCCAGCGGCTTCTGGCAGATCGTGCGACGCCCGCCGGTGCTGGCATTCTTCCTGGCCGCTTTCATGGAACAGCTCTCGTTCGGCCCGTACTACACATTCTTCTCGGTCTACATGGACCACCACGGCTATCGCACGTCCACGCTCGGCCTGCTCTGGACCATCGGCGTGGTGTTCGAAGTGGGCGTGTTCTTCACCATCGGTCGCTTCTTCCGCCGCTACGACGCCAACTGGATGCTGCTGATCGCGCTGGTCAGCTCCTGCCTGCGCTGGGCGGTGACCGCACTGTTCCCGGAAAACCTGCCGGTGATGCTGCTGGCGCAGACCGCGCACGCGTTGGGCTTTGCGGCGTTCTTCGCGGCGGCGATGCAGATGCTGGCGACCTACTTCCCGGGTCGCCTCAACGGCCATGGCCAGGGCCTGCTGTACGGCTTCTCGTCCGGTGTCGGCGGCGTGCTGGGCGCGCTCATCGCCGGCCAATTGTGGAAGATCGACGAGGGACGCACGGCCTTCCTCGCGGGAAGCGGGTTCGCTCTGGTCGGCGCCCTTCTGTGCTTCTTCGCGCTGAGCCTGCCGTTGATCCGTGCACGCCGCAGCATTGCGCGGGCCCGGTAACGAAAACGCCGGGCAATGCCCGGCGTTTTCATCGTGCAGCAGGTTCAGTTACCAGACCAGGTCGTCCGGCACCTGGTACTGCGGGTCCGCGTAGGGATCTTCCTCGGCCGGCGCGTTCGGGTCGACCTTCAGCGCCACCGATGCGGCAAACACCGCTTCGGACTGT is a genomic window containing:
- a CDS encoding MFS transporter — translated: MTVPVARLSSFYLFYYAALGAFTPYWSLFLTARGMSVTAISVMMGLWYATRVVAPSAWTSLAAASPRPIRLLRIGCVLTLISFAAFLLPLPQPWMYPAMIVFCFFYNAVMPQFESITLTHLGSDSHRYGLIRVWGSLGFIAIVTLFGWLIEGDGTASRAGLLPWMMLPLFVLLVASAFSNHYARDIGRTGGDASGFWQIVRRPPVLAFFLAAFMEQLSFGPYYTFFSVYMDHHGYRTSTLGLLWTIGVVFEVGVFFTIGRFFRRYDANWMLLIALVSSCLRWAVTALFPENLPVMLLAQTAHALGFAAFFAAAMQMLATYFPGRLNGHGQGLLYGFSSGVGGVLGALIAGQLWKIDEGRTAFLAGSGFALVGALLCFFALSLPLIRARRSIARAR
- the metH gene encoding methionine synthase codes for the protein MTPVRPTRLSGLEPLVITPDLLFINVGERTNVTGSAQFRKLIKEGRYEEAVDVARQQVASGAQILDVNMDEGLIDSEAAMTRYLNLIMSEPDIARIPVMVDSSKWSVIEAGLKCLQGKSVVNSISLKEGEALFREHARKVLRYGAAAVVMAFDESGQADTCARKVEICTRAYRILVDEIGFPPQDIIFDPNIFAVATGIEEHDNYAVDFIEATRIIKQTLPHCHVSGGVSNVSFSFRGNETVRQAIHSVFLYHAIAAGMDMGIVNAGAMPIYDELEPELRERVEDVILNRRSDATERLLEIAERYKGRKGAAKTEDLAWREKPVAQRLAHALVHGLDAFVEEDTELARQTSSRPLDVIEGPLMDGMNVVGDLFGAGKMFLPQVVKSARVMKKAVAYLLPYIEAEKARSGDTAKSNGKIIMATVKGDVHDIGKNIVGVVLACNNFEVVDLGVMVPAQKILDAAREHNADLIGLSGLITPSLEEMSHVAREMQRQGFDLPLLIGGATTSRAHTALKIDPHYHAPTVWVKDASRAVGVAQSLISRDLRDAFVAANEADYAEIRARHRNRGDAKRLVSLEHARGQKFQGDWDSYTPPTPKQPGLHVFDDYPLAELVDYIDWTPFFQAWELAGKFPAILTDEIVGTQASDLYKDARTMLDRIVGEKWLTAKAVFGLWPASSIGDDVRVQHPQGETTLHFLRQQVDKPAERPDFCLADFIAPADSGRDDWIGAFAVTAGIGIDAHVARFEAEHDDYNAILLKALADRFAEALAERLHQRVRIEFWGYARAETLDNEALIDEQYRGIRPAPGYPACPEHSEKRRLFDLLQAEANAGMELTESFAMLPTAAVSGYYFSHPQSQYFVVGRLSREQVSDYARRKGVDRAQAERWLASNLDYDPE
- a CDS encoding homocysteine S-methyltransferase family protein is translated as MSTLPWLHPDRANALLDALRDRILIIDGAMGTMIQRHGLQEDDYRGERFAGGYDHAHGPGCDHAAPEGHDLKGNNDLLLLTRPQIVADIHTAYLEAGADLVETNTFNATSVSQADYHLEHLVYELNKAGAAVARACCDTVAATTPGKPRFVIGVIGPTSRTASISPDVNDPGFRNTSFDELRDTYREAIDGLIDGGADTIMVETIFDTLNAKAALYALEEAFDARGARLPVMISGTITDASGRTLSGQTAEAFHASLAHARPLSIGLNCALGADAMRPHVETLAQVADCYVSAHPNAGLPNAFGEYDETPEDMASTLRGFAEDGLLNLVGGCCGSTPDHIRAIANAMAGLSPRALPGTREQAA
- a CDS encoding acyl-CoA dehydrogenase family protein, whose product is MDFSFTEEQLMLQDVARRIAQEKIAPSAEHHDRTGEFPLDNIRLLGENGLMGIEVPTEYGGAGMDPVAYVLAMVEVAAADAAHSTIMSVNNSLFCNGILTHGTEQQKQTYVRAIAEGTAIGAFALTEPQSGSDATAMRCRAVKQADGTFVINGKKSWITSGPVAKYIVLFAMSEPDKGARGITAFIIDTDKAGFGRGKTEPKLGIRASATCEIEFNDYVAQAEDVLGQEGEGFKIAMSVLDAGRIGIASQAIGIARAAYEATLEYVKERKAFGAAIGTFQMTQAKIADMKCKLDAALLLTLRAAWVKGQGKRFSTEAAVAKLTASEAAMWITHQAVQIHGGMGYSKEMPLERYFRDAKITEIYEGTSEIQRLVIARNETGLR
- a CDS encoding ArsR/SmtB family transcription factor — translated: MDLEDWSTRLKVFADATRVRLLALLEQEELTVAELSAITRLAQPRVSTHLARLKEAGLVRDRRAGVSAYYRFDEAQLDPAQRALWHALSNGSDDPLLRQDAERVAAVLAHRASDQNWADSVAGDMERHYSPGRTWEALARTALPLLETGDVLDIASGDGVLAELVAPHAKRYICIDTSARVVAAASERLRRLPNVEVREGDMHALPFKDGSFDLVVLMHALTYASKPAQAVTEAARVLRPGGRLLLCSLARHEHKAAVEAYGHVNLGFSDKELRKFVDKAGLQVSSLETVTREKRPPHFEVISLIANKP